From the genome of Sulfurovum sp. NBC37-1, one region includes:
- a CDS encoding DASS family sodium-coupled anion symporter codes for MSHQHKKKIETHWLQLSVLLFGLILWFMPTPSGLETQAWHLFAIFISAIFAVIINAMPIFTSSILALAAVVLTGTLTTKQAYSGFSEGFILLIIVAFLIARGVIKSGLGKRIAFLIIRKFGTSSLKLGYSIVAADMFISPAFPSNTARSGVLFPIVNALAADSGSKVSNGSRKKIGSFLMMTSMAGLTLSSTLWLTAMAANPAGAKMAQEVGVDISYGSWALAASLPVLILYFLVPWVIFKIYPPELKETPEAPQIAQEALDKMGPVHKNEWIMAGVFIGMVFLWVMSGSWGLDKTAVAFLGLGILMLTNIFTLEDLRGEGNALGTLVWFAILYAMSKYLNELGFMGWVGEHISTSVEGFSWPVVYVSLIVGYVLIHYFFVSQTAQMLALFSVFLGVAMKAGVPPELMAYMLLFATNFNAIITPQGSSANVIYTGSGYIEAGEVYKIGGIITAVNTLIFLTVGTAWIIFIV; via the coding sequence ATGTCGCATCAGCATAAAAAGAAGATAGAAACACATTGGCTGCAGCTCTCTGTGCTGCTTTTTGGCCTGATACTGTGGTTCATGCCTACACCTTCCGGTCTCGAGACGCAGGCCTGGCATCTGTTCGCCATTTTTATTTCGGCGATCTTTGCGGTGATTATCAATGCCATGCCTATCTTCACTTCCTCCATTCTCGCACTTGCAGCAGTGGTGTTGACGGGGACGCTGACGACCAAGCAGGCCTACAGCGGATTTTCGGAAGGGTTCATTCTTCTGATCATCGTTGCATTTCTCATCGCGCGCGGGGTCATCAAGTCGGGACTTGGAAAGCGGATCGCGTTTCTGATCATCCGCAAGTTCGGTACTTCAAGCCTGAAACTGGGCTACTCCATCGTGGCGGCCGATATGTTCATCTCCCCGGCCTTCCCGAGCAATACGGCACGCTCCGGGGTGCTTTTTCCCATAGTGAACGCCCTGGCAGCAGACAGCGGATCGAAGGTCTCCAACGGGTCACGCAAGAAAATAGGTTCTTTTCTGATGATGACCTCTATGGCCGGCCTTACTCTCTCGTCCACACTCTGGCTGACCGCTATGGCGGCGAACCCTGCCGGTGCGAAGATGGCCCAAGAGGTGGGTGTCGATATCTCCTATGGTTCCTGGGCGCTGGCTGCATCCCTGCCGGTGCTGATCCTCTATTTTCTCGTACCCTGGGTTATTTTCAAGATCTACCCTCCCGAACTAAAAGAGACGCCAGAAGCACCACAGATCGCACAGGAAGCGCTGGACAAGATGGGACCTGTACATAAAAACGAGTGGATCATGGCAGGCGTTTTCATCGGCATGGTATTTCTCTGGGTTATGTCCGGCAGCTGGGGCCTGGACAAGACCGCAGTGGCTTTTCTGGGGCTTGGCATTCTGATGCTGACCAACATTTTCACGCTCGAAGACCTCAGGGGTGAGGGAAATGCCTTGGGAACGCTGGTCTGGTTCGCCATTCTGTATGCCATGTCCAAATACCTCAATGAACTGGGTTTCATGGGCTGGGTGGGTGAACACATTTCGACAAGCGTCGAGGGATTCTCCTGGCCGGTAGTGTATGTCTCACTGATCGTCGGATATGTGCTGATACACTACTTTTTTGTTTCCCAGACCGCGCAGATGCTGGCACTCTTCTCTGTCTTCCTCGGAGTAGCGATGAAAGCGGGTGTACCACCGGAACTGATGGCATACATGCTGCTCTTTGCCACCAACTTCAATGCGATCATCACGCCGCAGGGTTCCTCGGCGAACGTCATCTACACGGGAAGCGGCTATATTGAAGCGGGTGAAGTGTACAAAATAGGCGGGATTATTACGGCAGTCAATACGCTGATATTTCTTACGGTAGGTACGGCATGGATTATATTTATAGTATAA